From the Antennarius striatus isolate MH-2024 chromosome 15, ASM4005453v1, whole genome shotgun sequence genome, the window TGTTTTGTGCTCGGTACAATGTTTGGCTCATACTGGCTGTAGTTGAACTCTGCTGTTGCACACAGTTTCTCATATTTCTTCCCTTTAGTGAAGTTCTGCAGCTCAGTCAGTTTACATGGAAGCTCATGGCCATTAAGTGTGCATTTTATCTGAAAAGGACAACGTAACATGACACGCATGTTCATTTCTGTGGCGTCACCTTGGTAATTATGTGATAACTGAGGCAATCATTGTTAGTGTTTCAGCCTCGATCAACACATCTAACCATCATAACACATCAGCACATGGGTGACAACAGACAGTAGCAGCATTGCTAGCCGCACATCGAACGGACAGTGGATTCCGTCTACTGTGGTGTCATTTGTTCGCTAACCTTCTTGCCATCTGTTAACTGAAGAAAAGGGTGGTTAAGAAGAAACGCCTTGAGATCTCCAGGTAATTCATCCATAGTCAAACACAGATCTTTGGTGTGTCGTGGTGGCTACCCACTTCCACAGCAGTAAATGAAAACTCGTGGTTTGAGTGCGACGACACTGGCGCCTGAAATCCTGGCGCCACCTATTGGTCAAAGTACAAAAGGACAACgaagacaaaataatgaagaTTCGTCGATTAGCACGTTGTTTGTGAAACGTGGATATTTAAATGCAACAGCAGGCGCATATAAGTGCATATACTTTCGATTCCGCagttaaaatgtaaacattatttCTCTGAAAGCAGGTGCAGGAAGCACGTGAAGTCAGCTGACAACACCTGACGACTCGAAGTATCGGGAAGCTGAAAATTAAAGACGTCACACTCTGTAGTTTTTTCAGAAACTATAAATGCAGAAGTAAGCTGTGTTGATGTAAGTTGAACTACAGAGCAAGTCGTATCATCCTTGAAACATTCAACAGTAATCCataccttttatttattttggtacGATGTTGAAGTAGAGATAATTTCACTCAACCATAAGAACATTTATTAATAGTTTGGTGTGCACACATCTTTTCCGATAATACGATCTTTATGCAGTACTCGAAAGCCCCGCCTATAattttcccataatgcatcgCTCCAGTAAACAAATGTCTGACGTCTGTCAATGACAACAGATGTGAGCTATTGAGCTAGCTTTGGATTAATTTAAGATTTACTCTGTAACAACTGATTGAAAATCAGGTTGAGGTAGACGATTAGTTGGTTGAATGTTAATTTAAGTGAATTTAAACTGATTGTTAATTTAGCTGGTCTACTTGTTTGCGTCACGGCACACAGGTACCGAAAGCTAACGCACCGGTTTTTGCTATAAAGTAACGTAACAAAGGTGACCAACTATGTCTGGACCAAATGGAGATCCAAATATCTCAACTGATGATGGAATAATCAGCGACGAAGATGATCTGGGCCATGAAGGTAATGAGATCATTCTGTTATATTTAATTGTAATCAGTCTACTGGAATCTCCGGTACAGTTAAGGACGAAGGCTGTTTTAACGCAGTCTTATACTAAATTTCGACACGGCCTCATGTGACACATTTGAATAACCGTATATGCTCTAGGTTGAGATGCTACACAACATATGTTCAATGTAGTGTTACATATTATAAATACTTCATCGGTTTTCTATTCCATGTTTGTAGTTAATGATATCAATGTCATTTTGGGATTCAGCATGAGACCCCCATCgaacttaatttaatttaaaaaaatctatactGCATATGAGTGTTTTCAGTTTTGCAGGTCAAAATTAAGCATAGAAACACTGACATACTGTGTAGTAGTCAGTAGTCTTCTGCCAACTGCTTTGAAAACAATATCGGACCACAGACGACATTTAATTTGAAGtgaaattaactttatttaccCCCCCTCGTATCTTTTACGATGGACTTTACGGCTGTTGAATTGTTTCTCTTTGTAGTTTAATACGTGTAATGTTTGCATCATAAATCCTGACCAAATGAGTCCTATCAGAATATTATAGACATTTATAACTTCTGTTTACATCagaaattcatcttttttttttataaagaccTACTCTTTCCACGTgactaaaaaaaagtcctcTCTGCTCCACATCCTCAGAGTACGAAGCCATCAATTCCATGCTTGATCAGATCAACTCTTATCTGGATGACATGGAGGAACGGAATGATTTGCTCAATGGAAAATTACATGAACTAATGGAGTCAAACCGGCAGGCTCGACTGGAGTTCAGGGCCCAGCTAAACGGCCATCAGACCCTGGAGAATTGCCCTGCAATTGAGGACCCCTCGTCACCCGGCAGGGACAAGGTGGATGAAGATGCGGCTGGCAAATGAGTGTTGAGAGGAAATGGATCAGTTGGATCGAGTTTGGTAGGATGAAGGGATAGGACTATTTATGAGTCAACCTCTAACCTCTGTTGGACCAGTGCCTCTGATTTgattcatttaatttacatcCCACTTACAGATGAGTGTGCTTTTCCTTCATCACttaaatcttttttgttttctgtgctgTACTGCTTGTTAGTTCCTCAGCAGGCCGAGGGGAGACTAGAATTAATTTATGTGTTACAGCTTTGGGAAAACTGATGTTAACTGATTTGTTAATGTGAAAAAGGCTAGCACCTTCTGTTTCCTGTGAACGAGTATTGAAAAATAATCTATTTTGtgttaacagaaaaatatgcaaCATTCCAAAAGTcttgcttgttttatttttgactgtAAATCTACTTTGTGCTGTCCTATATGTGTTCATTAAACTCCATTAACAGAAGTGACCTAGCctgaaaatatttacatgttaaGTGCTGCTGAGAGTAAAAACTGTGTCAACCAAGTATGGGAAttgtcaaaacattttaatgtaaattaaaatgaccccaaaacaaaaaaaacatccaaaaatacACTAAACTTCCAGCAGTTAGAAAACATCACCTGGTTGTTCATGTCAACTGGTCAGCAgctgaataaaaatacaataagaaACGTACAGCTTTATTTGAAATCATTGTACATCCTTTTTTCTGCTGCCTGCTTCTCAGATTGAAAAAGCTCCTTCAAACAAACTGACGCGATGCTCGTCATGCAGCAGTCATGAATCGTTACAAGAAATCGGTCTTGTGGCTTAAAATATCGGATATTTTTGGGTGAGATTCCAGAGCAGCAAACTAGtcatgaagaacagaagagacacATCCTTGATTATTCTCTACGACTGCAGAAATACTGGAACCACTTAATGTTTTACAGCTGAAGGAACTCTAACTGGGATCATTTGCTGTACTTGTGCTTCAATCAGttcaaatattgattttgttaCATTAAATATCTAGACATTGTCTTCCGTGCTCAATAAAcaagaaggaaagaaataaaCTTCATAGCATCAATGTTCAAGTAACTTTTATCTGCCTTCACTGATAAGcttttagattttaaaattagaaaaaagtAGACCGAGTTTAGCCTTGTGTTAATGTGTACAAGGGAAGTCAGGGACAGGTCACAATTTAAAAGCAGTGCCTTGTTGGTATcgcacatcttttttttaatttttaaagtcaaaagttgaagctgcagctgctgcagattaACATATTCATGTGACTGTGCTAATGTTAAAGAGTTGGACAATCTGCTGACAGGAGTTCCCTGTTGAACTACTTTGCTACTAGATTGCTCAAGGATTAAAAACTCACAATACAAAAAGATGACAatgataaaatcaaaataacaatGTGTTGCAGAGAGAAGGCCACAGCTGCTGACAACTTTTTCATGACATCAACTTGAACCCCCCCTCAAAAATTTGTCCGATCGTCTACGATCGGTTTCAAGATCCAGGGCTTGTCAACCTCGAAGCTGAAGTAccattttaacactttttttttttaaacaaaggcTGTCACCCTcaaaaaaacacttaatttgGCTACATTCTACACTTCATCTCCCTAAATGCCTCTGCTACATGTCAACACTCACTCACCAGAGCCAgctaaaaaatgcaaaagttaaAGCGGACAGTCCtccatcatctacctcatgaTCCTCTCAGACAGCAGGGTGGAAAGGAGAGATCAATGGATAGAATCCAAAATCAATGGATAGAATTTTTTTGTTACTtgaagtgaggaaaaaaaagaaactgggGAGTAGATTCTTTTCCTAACTAAAAAATGAAAGTGTGCGTTTGTGTTAACTGTTTCACCACTTTACCTAACATATCAGCTGTTTATTAATTCAAAGTACAAGTGAAGCTAATGTAAAAGTCAGTTTTGCTGTttctatgatttttttaatatgctaCATGAAGAAATAATCTCCCATGGATAACTTCCCGGTCATCAATGGGAGATTTTACTTAGACCCTTTTAACCTGAGTTTTCTTTCTATTAATTATATGAAGACAGAAATGGGATGCTCCACGTAACGCCTATAAGGTTGTCATACTAATTCTTGTGACATATATGTGATTTTCGATTTCAAGCAAAGTGCACAGATCAGTCTACTGAGAAAAATGATCAttcttttgaaatattaaaattctAATCAATGATTTCAACTCAGATTTCCTTGATATCAATTTTCCACCCTGGCAGAACCCTTATCATGGGGTGTCATGCTCCAACAACGATTTACCTGCAGTCAGTCTTTAAATGGGTGTGATGTTAGGGTTAAGGTGGATACAGACGGGGCCGATCACTTCTTGGTCTCTGTTTCATGAGAGCACCACTTCACACACCAACGTATCCTGTTCTCAGGTTTCCTCTCTTTCCACTCCTCATCTCTGACTCAGCGTCTGTTCGCCACCCTCCCTGATCTACGTTTGGGTGTGGCCTTAGCTTTCCCTGAGTCGATCTTTTTTCCTGGGGCAGcggctgcttcctcctcctccagctcctcgtccCCTTCCTTTGCAGTTGCTCCTCTCTGTGGGTCCTCTCTGCTGCCAGTGGGCAAGTCAGCCAGTTGACCCTGAACTACACAAGCCTGGGATGTGGCCTCTTCCCCCCTGCTGGGGCTGGTGGTGAAGTCCTGTGAGGTTTGATCGGGCACTGCTAGTTCTTCCAGTCGTTGGTTTCCTGTCTGGCTGTTAATCTGagtgagtgaacacacagtcTGCGTGGAGTTCACGTCTGTCACTAAGCCAGCGTCGTCACAGTGAGGACTTTCATCCAGATGGTCTGTGGTGGCTTCTGTTCCAGGCTTGATGTTGTCTGGAGCTCCTAAAGATTCTCCTGACGATGCggcagcttcttctttttgacTCAGCAACTCTTTATACTTCTGAGAAAAGATAGTGAAAGAAATATTAAGAATTGAGTAGGTGTGTAGCTTAAATGTGAAACACAAGCaaccaaaaatatcaataatGTAGCTAACCAGGCATCAAACGCTAACCTTGAGCTTCTCAAAGTGCTTCAATGATTTGCAGTGGGAGTGCAGGGCCGATGATTCAAAGTGGTAAAACTTGTGGCAGACTCTGCAGATGAAACCTGCGACTGGAACAAAAAAACTGGACCCTGTGTAAAgaaaccccccaaaaacaaaCCATTATTCAGCAACACTGACTGTTATCGCAAACATGCAGGAATTCAGCCATTCAGGGAACTTTCAGGAGTAAATGGTCTCACCGTAGATCGTGTTGGGGTTGTGCTGCTCGTCACAAGTCATCTCTTTGAGAGTCACTTCTTTAAAGGAGGGCCAGTCATCCTGCAACAGGTCACCACAAaaaaattctctctctctcattttggGTAAACATCAAATGCAAATAATCTCCTTGGCTGgatttacaaacacaaattttattcaaatcaccagtttttctgaaataatttgCTCTCCATCACCCAGCTGTatttcctccccttcctccacaGAAAATCCATCAGCGTCCGTGGCTGTCAGGTTGCCCAAGACCTCACAGCCCTCCCTTTCCTGCAGCTGGTTAACAGCAGGAAGCACAGATGTTTCATTTAAGGttcatttatttgaaaacaaTCGTTTATTGGTTCTAAATCATGAACGTCAAACAGATACCTTTTCTACTTTTTGTCTGTGCTCCACAGACTGTAAGTGCTCCACAAAGATCTGGGATGTCCTGAAGTGTTTCTTGCAGACTGTGCAGGACGAGATGGCTGTTCTACTGGCGAGCTGAGGGGAGATGGAAGGAGACCAGATTATCGCTGCGTGATTCAAGGCAACAAGAAAAAGCTGTTCGATTGCAAATTACTTTATGTTCCTCTGTGCGACGGTGGTCCGTGATGCTGCTGGTGAAGTGGTTGTGACAGGTGGCACACCAGTGCTTCGAGTCgtcctttttctctctgtggaGT encodes:
- the bbln gene encoding bublin coiled-coil protein; amino-acid sequence: MSGPNGDPNISTDDGIISDEDDLGHEEYEAINSMLDQINSYLDDMEERNDLLNGKLHELMESNRQARLEFRAQLNGHQTLENCPAIEDPSSPGRDKVDEDAAGK